CGGAGAGATCGTCAAGATGCTGACAAAGTTGCTGTACTGACTGCCTGGCACCGTGTAGATGGTAGGACTAGGGAGGCACTTCGTCGTTGTTATCTTACGGACTTGGTCAGTGGATACGAGGtaaatatttgttttatgaaatgtaaTGTTCTCTCCTTTTCTAATTGCATGCCTGGACTTTTCAATCTCCATCCCTCGTGCTATTTGGTGACTGCATTGATGACATTATCTTCTCATAATTTATTGGCGGTAGTATTTTATATGACCATTGTATACATCCTCTTATTCCGTTTCGTGCTCGTGATTTCTGACATGTTTCCCatggcaacaccgaaatatgttGTTTCAGGAATGCATACGTTTGTTTGTCAAAGACAGCGGGAACAAAGATGTTCTAGTCATGCACGTTCAAGATCCTTTCCACCGGTTACTGCTGCATGGTGTTTGTGAGGTATTTTCTCCCACAGTATCTCGTTTGCGCGGCTTGATTCCCCTTCTCTGTGGTTTCCAATGGATAACCAAGGCTCACATACTTGTCTGCGAGCATGACATTTCGACAAATTGTCTTAAGCTAAATAAGATAGAGAGTCTCGTCGTGTATTGTGTAGAAATTGCACATTTTGCTTCCAATTTGATACTGCAGATTTCAGATACCTGACACAAATGCTTTCATGCAGTTTTACAACCTTGTCTCGACCACGGTTGCCCAGTCAAAAGGCGGTGCGCCTACAAAGACTACCAAGATAAAGAAAAAGCAGTCGGCGTCGTCAGAGCTCCCTAAGATAACACTATGCAACTTCCTGAAAATGGCAAAAGAAGGATTCTGGTGATCCCTTGTATATGTGCAACTGTACTATAAAAATTAGCTTGTACATTAATAACCTACATTTATTTAACTGTTGTAATAATTGCTCACTCACCCTTAGCTAGTAAGGTTTGTTGTGTAGAAATGTCTCATTTCTTCACACAGACGGCCGACTGGGTTCGAGCATTCAGGACCAGCCACTGATAATGTATTTGTGTACTTCACTTGATTTCATTCAGCAATATTGTCTATATTTGTTAGTTTGTTATTAGTGTTATATTTGATCTCTGGGATTTCATTGTGTATCAATCAACTAAATATAAACGCTCTGTCACTAATCATACACACATTTCACCGAACTAATCTGATACTCATTGTTTAGACATATCGCCAAGAAGCGGCATGCAGGGCAGAGCCGTCGTGGTAAAAGAAAGTATGGATAACATGTaatgggacgaagggaatatTTTTACCAAGGATGATTAATAATAGATCTACATCTATTCTCATGATGACTCAAACACCCTATTTACTTGTTAGAGGTGAAGTGTTTTACCAAACTAGTATCGTCACTAATATGCACAGATCATATGATTTTCACTTACtgaatacaaatttaaattaataaaacagaaataagaaataatatcattatacacactttataaaaaaagaaatgtaatTCTATCGTTCCACTCTAAGTGAAGCATTTCTTATTCGGCCACGAGattttatacatttttatttGGTGAGTTGAGTgaataagaaataaagtaagacaTAGAATATAGTGAAgataatgatatttttatttaagaaaatgtgttaattatagtaaaatatccaaaaaagaaaaatgtgttgtTTATGGGATGCAGGGAGTATATTCTAACACTTTAGTATAGATATAAAAACATGTTTTAaggatttttcaaattttatattatcGTAATTTATTATTGTGATGAAACTAACTTTGAAATTTTTATGTATGTACTTAAACGGGTGGGTATTAGATAATAGCGAGTTAATTAGTTCActttagttttatttaatttatacttATGAGTCTTATGACATCATATCATCATTAGTTTCACTTTagtgtatttaattatattgcCTTGAATTAAGCATATTTGAAATTTGttcctttttatattttatactccacGCTATATTTATAGATATATTATCTATTCGGATATACTATTAGTTTATGCGTTGTGGTTAATATAATTTTACacttgaaaaaaaatactttcaAATTATACCATCTCCATTGCATAAAAAATATCTAAATTGTTTTAGTATTGTTTACATACCACATTATTATGTCAATCCTCTGATATTCACaccaaaatttgaataaaaataaacatacgTAGGATGAGGTGTCAGATTTCGAATCAAGTTAATTATAATGTATTATCtaataaattcatatattcactttatctatatttattactatGTGTTTAAAAATGGTAGATGTGTCTAATAATAACTAAAAGCCCATTGAAGCATGGATCATATGTTTACAATAAGTTTTCTTCCACCCAATTATTACATTAGTACGATTGAAAATATGCATTAGAGACTGACAAAATACACTCCACAAACATCCTTTCATTGGTGAGAAGATAAATAAAAAGGCATCTGTTTAACTAAAAAGAtgttaaaatctaaaaaatttcTCAGCCCATTTACAACATGTATGAAAATTGAACCCAATATGTTAATCAAATGTGGCCCAATAATAAATTGAGAATAATCTTCTACTTGATCCCTCCGCCGCCTCAAAATCACCATTTCTTCAACAAAATTCTGCATTTCTTCAACAAAATCACTGTGGTGATAGTGACTGcatttcatgttgatgatgataGATTTTTTGTCATTCTGATTGAGGACTTTTCTTTGCTTCTATCTTCCACTGATTTATGCAAATCTACTTAACCGTCAATTTTTCACAGAACATTGTAAACTGGTATTTATAGAACTTTACATTACATTAACTGAGATAGTAGACTGATTACAGTTTGCTGATTATCTTGCATACCAATTTCGGTAAGAGCTTCTCGAGGTGGATAAGGTATATAGAAAATGTATATTAAGTATTTACCTTTTTAAAAGATGAAATATACCATTCTAAAAAGTAACACATTCTAAAATGAAATATACCATTCTAAAAAGTAACACATTCTAAAAGAAAAAAGGTATATggaaaggtaaattattttttaaaaataaaataatagtagaaaatgcattaataaataaatataataccTGTTGGAATAAagaaatcaattaaatattatggaaaatcaaatacaaaggatattagtataattagaatatattttccatgtatagctagaattagagcctaTAAAAGATTGTGTAACCATCGAGAGAATtgattcaagtcattcacaatgtagtctttaaagttctctccgtgttttactttctgcaataatattttattttccgcattatatttctaatatggtatcagagcaggttcgatCACATGGACCGATCACTGTCTCTAAagcaaaaattacaaaaaaaaacctAAACCCTATCAGAAAAACATCAAAGCAGGTGGAGGCTTCTGCGATTAGCAACATGAAGTTCTTCACCAACAAAGTGACGGCATAGCAAGACCCGACGGAAACAGCGTCACAAGCAGCGGCGGCGCTGTAAACGATGGTAGCACTTGGCTGGACGGAGACAACGATGTGAATTCTCCGCGGTTGAATTTCGAACAGCCTCCGGCGGCGCCGAAGCTTGGATTTTCCTCCGCCAAAAAGGCTTTGTTTGATTTGGAAAACACCAACCAAGACATTAAGAGAGGATCCCACAAATTCCTCTCCGGGGCGCGGTCAATCTGCTCTCAGGCAAAAAGGGATCAATGTTGTGCTCAACGATGAGTCCAAGCGCGAAACTCCTGCTATCATATGTTTTGGCGAGAAGCAGCGATTCCTTGGAATAGCAGGGGCTGCATCAAGTATGATGAATCCAAAAAAAATACGATATCACAGATAAAACGTTTTATTGGACGCAAATTTTCAGATCCTGAGTTGCAAGCCAGCTTCCCCAGCGCCTTCCGGAGGTGAATCTCCTCAAGCGACAAAGAATGGCCAAGCTGGTACCGCAAGCGAAGACCCTCAGCTTGCTGCAGAGCCAATGGAAACAGATAAACCCGAGAGCGGGCCGAGCTCGACATAAATATGCAGGAGGCATTCTTTATATTAGGAGTGTTTTGTATCGGCGGATTTTGGGACTTGGTGCAAGAGTATGTTTGATATATTTTAGTTGGTGAGGAAAGAACCGATGCTGTCAAAAAGGCCGCAGAGTAGCAGCCCAACCAAGCCATCTTCCGAGAATGGCCGAGGAATTCCACGACCAAGCAGCCAACGTCTGTGAGGTgaggtagagagagaaagtgacgTCGCACAGGCGTTGAGGCGAGGGAGAGAGAATGCCAATGAACATGCAGGTAATTGGAGTTGGAAAGAAGGTGAAACCAAAGAGGCTAGATCGGCCCTGTTGGAGAAGAGAAAGGTGGCTGCATGCCGACACCTCTCCTCGATCAAgttaagaaaagaaagaaaaagttcaCGGTTTGTCCggccgagggggagaggaagaatgCGACCGAACAACTCCTCTCCAAATTTATAATGACCGTGAAGTCCAAAGATGACCGATAATGAAAGGGCGAGTAAGCTGCAAAGCCGCAACCCACATGTCGGTGGAGCCAGGAAAGATTGGTAGCAAGACAACCCGAAAATATAAAAGCAGTCGAAGAATTATCCGGCAGAGGGGGAGAGATAATACCCTGCCGGAAGAGATGGAGTCGCCAAGAGGGCGAGAAGTAATACGTGAATACTGGTGAAGCTTAATGGGCTCATAGTTTGAGCTGGAATGGACCGAGAATGGTCTTAagatggctcctagatacgagcaaaaactgtctagatAAGCTCCTCAACacgagtcaaaactgtcagaattagctcctcgacaagagtcaaaactgtctgaatgagctcctcgacacgagtaaaaactgtcagacaaaaaaaaatgaagtggctcctggatacgagctaaaactatctaagataactccttgacacgagttaaaattGTCAACCAAAAATTGAAGCTCCTTGGCTGTCTAAATTGGCTCCTTgacaagagaaaaaaaaaattatagaaatccatgggtttcaTCTTAAAActaattggtgataagaggagaggcctgtgagacttatatagtggattgagctctttgtgtacaccgatgtgggatattattatattcatttttatggttcaattgccaacaccctccctcaaacccttcaaggtgaattttggaggggttggacttttttgtgatcgattggacaatcggcccaatttttttttgatcggttggaccactggtCCAAATTTTCaacccagttatactgctgggtcagttaaatatgacccacagtcggcgacccgctctgataccatgatagaaattcatgagttccatcctaaaaccaattggtgataagaggagaggcccatgagacttatatagtggattaagctctttgtgtataCCGAtatgagatattattatattcatttttatgtttcaattgccaacaataccttctcaaatacctttcTCCTTGGAGAAgaattttcatgaaaagaaggcaaatatggtagttataagattttacctctccattgatgggGTAAAGATATctcttcaaaatggaaaaaaggtATGATACCTTTTAAAATACCTCTCTCATTAGAGAataatttttcatgaaaaaaggtaaataaggtagttatattagtttacGAGATGCAGTAACAAAACAGTTGCATTTGTTAATATCTTTCACTCTACTTGAATTGTTGTCACAATATCACCTAATATTTGACATGTCGTGCCTTTAGAACATGCCTCTTACTCTCTATGTGGCCTTTTGTTGTACTCCTTGTAGCAGgcaatttttgtaattttaatctGAAGTATCATGGAAAAAATAATGAAGATTTACTTCCTATTTATAAATCTGAAGTGTATTGGGTAAGCCAATttcatattattaatttaaaaaatggtAGATTAATACAGTAACAACTTTAAAAATGTTTCGGGCCTCTAAAAAGATCCTCTACGCAATCTATGCGCTTATTAAAAAGTTTCAACAAATATATTAAACTCTAATTTCTAATTATCTATTTTGTGGTAGACTTGCTTTGGGAAGGGAAATTATGAATTAATGACAACTTTTTAAGGAGTGGAAGCATTTATATTGTATTTTGTAAAAGGAAATGCTATGTGGCCACATTATGGTTGgccataaaatggcatttcaGTAAAATTTAGATGTTATAGCTCAAATAGGTCATTCAATGTTCCAATACCTTTACACTATTACCCTTTCTATTTAATTGTAATTGTTTTCCAATTTTATTTCCTTAATCcgatatttacatttttttaatttatttattttttaattttctattttcagtaatttatttttaaacaattttttagTCTAAGATTAAGTTTTTATCTTTCCCtaaatatttttctattaaTCATATTAAATTGAAATCAATAATAACTAAGTTGTATGGTGCATTATAATATAATTctaaaaataaacatactaattatttttcatatacTATGATATAGTTGTGTTTACATAAttatctttttctctttattttgaaTGTTAGGTTCTAACATAAatgttattttataaataataaaatcttaaaatagaaaaaaaaattaaaacatgaaaATTCCCATCCCCAGTAAGTTTCTGCCATGTCCCACtgtcttaaaaaaaataattctctcggtgcattatttcttttttagtccgtcccataaaaaaatatgcattttttaattttgaaaactcttttatctTTATTGAGATGTGACTCATTCTCGACTAACAagtaacaatactttaattatttttaatatctaaATGTAACCTTATCTTAgtacataatagtttatgtatttatatacTTTCCAATTATAAGTTGtgatataatataataataataataaatattattactGTTAATATAGAATATAATACTATGTGTATATAACCTTGAATTCTATTAAGGTTATCTCCAATCATTTACGCCAAATTCAAACTCATTTGTGAGTATATATCACACCAAAAAGtagttttactccaaccatttacaccatatttaaaatttacacCATTTTTGGGTATTTGTCTCACAAAAATTTTGCAGTAACACCAAATATGACGTTAATCCGTTGAAACACTCAAAAATGGGTTTGGGTATGGTGTATGCTTGGAGAAATTGTCTACACCAAAAATGGGTTTTGGTGTATGATTGGAGATAgtctaattcatttttttttgcagtTAACAGAGtattaaatatttgttttaattttaaattgcaTAATTTATAAGCATagaatatagtagtagtaattattcTTTGACACCAAAAATGTGACAACATAAAACAGAAAATCTAAATGTAGCCAAACAGCCACTTCATGAATGTATTTCATGGTTTTGGAATATCTCTTGAAACTCCATAAAGTCAAAACAAATTAGTGGCGAAAAGCTATAGCTGAAGTAGTACCATTATAGGATAATACTTATCCATAAAATTCTCGATTCCTAAACTACAGTAGTACCActgtaataattaattaattatgtattgtCATGTTATTGTCATTTTCTTATTAAGCAATATCTTCAgttattttatggagtatattaaGCAAAAATAGATTTAATAATAAAGGGTACAATGGACCAAAAATATTAGATGCTTTTTAGGTGAATTGATTACATTGAATCAGCATTAAATacatcaaaattttattattattttaattttatagcgtccataatatggccatttagcatcactcttttcTAAAAGTATTTGTAGTTTTGAAAAAGGAACCGCCTTCATGCTCTCTTTTTCTCCAGTGTTTCTTACAAAATGTGCACCGCAGGATTACCTTATCCCAGCTCTCGTTTACATCATTTTCCCGCCGAAAACAACTCTAGTGGCATTCATGTAAATTTTCACATAATTCTCACTTGATATCAGTATAGATATAGATTAGTTATGTTTCATTATCTCGTCAGCATGTAGTAGTATTTGGGTGTTAAGGATTTGTGATTTTCTCTCTACTCTTCAAATAGTGAGTTTGGTTCGAGACTTCGAGTCATCCGACATCGTGgcattgtaattaaaaaatatctctCGTACATgaattgaaattggaattggaattggaattggaattggaattggttTTACTATCATTTTTCTCATCGTCAGCTAAGCTCACAAAATCTGAAGTTACGGACGCTTCGAATTTAATTTGACCAATTCTCGGTTAAAACAAATCTGGAACCTTTAAATGGACTCGGGCCAATATAATAGTGAAAACCCATATTGCCTAATAAAGGCCCAAATACTACGATCTACCATGATTTTAGCAGCATAGCATTACTCCTACTTTCCACTGCGTAAACCCTCCCAATTTCAACAGAAGGAGagcaatttttttttgaaaactcCCGACGATGAAGGTGTGTTTTTTCTTGCTCATACAACGCTTTGATATGTTTGTTTACGGTCGAGTTACGATTAATGAATGATTTTTGGTTAGTTTTCTTCAACTGGATTGTCTCTTTTAATATATCCGGTCATTTTCCTTCAACTGGGCAAAGTGTGAGAGCGTACGAAAAAAGGTGGATAGatagaaacttttcattttttggaTGTGACTACTTTTTTGTggacacacaaaataaaagatGCAACTATTTTCCATGGACGAGAGAGTACTATTTGACGTTCACCGCTTCATTAATTCAAGTGAACCTGCTAGCTTTTGGTGTCAAGATGTCAAAAATTAATTGTAGGTCTTATAATGTAAGATTTGAAGTAACTATAGTTTCTGACTTGCAAAAGGGAAAGATTGCTAGAATGAGATTACAGCTATCCGATGGTTTGTATAGTCAGTACTTGGTGTCTAGTCATGGTTTGATTCATCTAACTAAATTGTGTATAATAATACAATATTCTTGCTCAAACCaatataaataatgataaattgtcttaatataagaaaaaaagaaacatTTGTCTTATCACAATGTTAGAGTACTTTTATTCACATCTCTATTGCCTTTGATTATTTAAGTTACtcatatgcatatgcatatgcatgcatTGCTCAACTATTCATTAGTCGTATTGAGATGCATATTCTCTGAAGCAAGGCATCATATCAGTATGAGAGTAGTGTGTGCTGACAGAAGATTATTGagatgagaataattttttAGCATAACTTATTTTGCTCTGCTGGTTTAGAAAATACAAAAATCTAACTGCAGTTTCTGTTCCGCCTGGCGCCTGCTTATTTTATTGTCATctctatttcctttttatagGTGTCAGATA
This genomic interval from Salvia splendens isolate huo1 chromosome 13, SspV2, whole genome shotgun sequence contains the following:
- the LOC121759901 gene encoding uncharacterized protein LOC121759901 isoform X2, translating into MLPLWNRRSRRWLNDRLLMELVPRLNAEEIRGLFAPPPWGEEGPPSAFCMTKVGEWDSFRNIDMDKEASIMESIENSSSKRRDRQDADKVAVLTAWHRVDGRTREALRRCYLTDLVSGYEECIRLFVKDSGNKDVLVMHVQDPFHRLLLHGVCEFYNLVSTTVAQSKGGAPTKTTKIKKKQSASSELPKITLCNFLKMAKEGFW
- the LOC121759901 gene encoding uncharacterized protein LOC121759901 isoform X1; its protein translation is MATPQILQTEQDVLMYSSLFPKDENVRPRGVEIEKKIEYLESLAGNVRNRRSRRWLNDRLLMELVPRLNAEEIRGLFAPPPWGEEGPPSAFCMTKVGEWDSFRNIDMDKEASIMESIENSSSKRRDRQDADKVAVLTAWHRVDGRTREALRRCYLTDLVSGYEECIRLFVKDSGNKDVLVMHVQDPFHRLLLHGVCEFYNLVSTTVAQSKGGAPTKTTKIKKKQSASSELPKITLCNFLKMAKEGFW
- the LOC121759901 gene encoding uncharacterized protein LOC121759901 isoform X3, whose protein sequence is MNRRSRRWLNDRLLMELVPRLNAEEIRGLFAPPPWGEEGPPSAFCMTKVGEWDSFRNIDMDKEASIMESIENSSSKRRDRQDADKVAVLTAWHRVDGRTREALRRCYLTDLVSGYEECIRLFVKDSGNKDVLVMHVQDPFHRLLLHGVCEFYNLVSTTVAQSKGGAPTKTTKIKKKQSASSELPKITLCNFLKMAKEGFW